In a single window of the Blastopirellula marina genome:
- a CDS encoding tetratricopeptide repeat protein: MHKDDTLHRCEELEEAELFDDALDLLNEAVLSAPYDPDYLIMRGRLLSLRFSDHAAAIADLLEARRFTPRSCELHQLLSLSYLSLNELDQAQESADTAIEIDPSDFMSHICMGRCMIMQHRFHAAKSSFEAAVTLSPTSELALKGLGESYFSMDDFENAIASFRRASDICPTTLLFIDLARSYLKLGNPEQAIYYLEQANKLPFEHGLDLVIAGYMKKALSLRETRSSS; the protein is encoded by the coding sequence ATGCATAAGGATGACACGCTACATCGCTGTGAAGAGCTTGAAGAAGCAGAGCTGTTTGATGATGCATTGGACCTTTTGAACGAAGCAGTTTTGTCCGCTCCTTATGACCCAGACTATTTGATAATGCGAGGCCGACTGCTGTCACTTCGCTTTTCAGACCACGCCGCAGCAATAGCTGACTTACTCGAGGCAAGGCGTTTCACACCTCGGAGCTGTGAACTACATCAACTTCTCAGTTTATCGTACTTAAGTCTCAACGAATTAGATCAGGCACAGGAAAGTGCTGACACTGCTATTGAGATTGACCCAAGTGACTTTATGTCACACATTTGCATGGGGCGTTGCATGATAATGCAACATAGATTTCATGCAGCCAAAAGCAGCTTTGAAGCTGCCGTCACTCTTTCGCCTACTAGTGAATTGGCTCTAAAAGGACTAGGTGAATCGTACTTTTCGATGGATGACTTTGAAAATGCGATTGCGTCCTTTCGACGTGCCTCGGATATCTGCCCCACTACGTTATTGTTTATCGACTTGGCTAGATCGTATTTGAAGCTCGGAAATCCCGAACAAGCAATCTATTACTTGGAGCAAGCGAACAAGTTGCCTTTCGAACACGGGCTAGACTTAGTAATCGCAGGCTATATGAAGAAAGCCCTTTCACTTCGCGAGACACGGTCGTCATCTTAG